Proteins encoded within one genomic window of Empedobacter falsenii:
- the uvrA gene encoding excinuclease ABC subunit UvrA: MKKDINQLDPKEFILIKGAKLHNLKNIDLAIPKNKLVVITGMSGSGKSTLAFDTLYAEGQRRYVESLSSYARQFLGKLDKPQVDYIKGIAPAIAIQQKVNSTNPRSTVGTTTEVYDYLKLLYARIGKTYSPITGELVQKDSVTDAIDYLQTFGAETKFILQIKLVVPEERSFAEHLNILQQQGFTRLSVDGNQVKIEDLISFNFEPQPENDVHLVIDRIALPTEDEESFYHRLADSIETAFFEGKGEIAIVNAEDNSVKYFSNKFESDGLIFNEPTIHFFSFNNPYGACPTCEGYGKVIGVEENLVVPNKSLSIYEDAVVAWKGEKMGEWKNHFIKLSQKVDFPIHKPYFELSEEQKDYLWHGDNDWEGLDGFFKMVEENTYKIQYRVMLSRYRGKTTCPTCKGKRLRKETNYVKIADKSINDLVDLPLNELNDFFTSITFNEYDQQIAGRIIYEIKSRLTFLLDVGLEYLTLNRASNTLSGGESQRINLATSLGSSLVGSMYVLDEPSIGLHSRDTAKFITILHRLRDLGNTVIVVEHDEDIMKAADYIIDIGPEAGTNGGEVVFEGTYDELLKGDTLTSKYLNGKLEIEVPKKRLKSPNYLKIIGARENNLKNIDVKFPLNELTVITGVSGSGKSTLMKDILAPAVQRHFEIFGNKIGDFDELVGDLKQLEGVELIDQNPIGKSSRSNPVTYVKAYDDIRNLFANQKASKVMGFQPKHFSFNVDGGRCDTCKGEGTITIEMQFMADVELVCEDCHGERFKKEILEVKFEGKSISDILNLTIDEAIDFFTTHQQNKIVEKLKPLQDVGLGYVKLGQSSNTLSGGEAQRVKLAFFLTKGETTNKTLFIFDEPSTGLHFHDIQKLIKALRALIDLGHSVFVIEHNMDIIKVADWVIDLGPEGGKKGGYLVAEGTPEEIIKVKESYTAQFLKEKLK, from the coding sequence ATGAAAAAAGATATCAATCAACTTGATCCGAAAGAATTTATTCTGATTAAAGGTGCAAAATTGCACAACTTAAAAAACATTGATTTAGCGATTCCAAAAAATAAATTGGTCGTGATTACTGGGATGTCTGGTTCTGGCAAATCTACTTTGGCTTTTGATACGCTGTATGCGGAAGGTCAGCGTCGTTATGTCGAAAGTTTGTCGTCTTATGCACGTCAGTTTTTAGGAAAATTAGATAAACCGCAAGTTGATTATATCAAAGGAATAGCACCAGCAATAGCGATTCAGCAAAAAGTAAATTCAACAAATCCACGTTCTACAGTTGGGACAACAACAGAAGTTTATGATTATCTAAAGTTGTTGTACGCACGAATTGGAAAAACATATTCGCCGATTACAGGAGAATTAGTTCAAAAAGATTCGGTAACGGATGCGATTGATTATTTACAAACTTTTGGGGCTGAAACTAAATTTATTCTTCAAATAAAATTGGTTGTGCCAGAGGAACGTTCGTTTGCAGAGCATTTGAATATTCTTCAACAACAGGGGTTTACACGTTTGAGTGTCGATGGAAATCAAGTGAAAATTGAAGATTTAATTTCATTTAATTTCGAACCTCAACCCGAAAATGATGTTCATCTTGTCATTGATCGTATCGCTTTGCCAACAGAAGATGAAGAATCTTTTTATCATCGTTTGGCAGATTCTATCGAGACAGCTTTTTTCGAAGGAAAAGGAGAAATAGCGATTGTAAATGCAGAAGATAATTCGGTAAAATATTTTTCTAATAAATTCGAATCAGATGGTCTGATTTTCAATGAACCAACGATTCATTTCTTTAGTTTCAATAATCCTTATGGGGCTTGTCCAACTTGCGAAGGTTATGGGAAAGTAATCGGAGTTGAGGAAAATCTTGTCGTTCCAAATAAATCGTTGTCAATCTACGAAGATGCAGTTGTAGCTTGGAAAGGTGAGAAAATGGGTGAGTGGAAAAATCATTTTATCAAACTTTCTCAAAAAGTAGATTTTCCAATTCATAAACCTTATTTTGAGTTATCCGAAGAGCAAAAAGATTATTTGTGGCACGGAGATAATGATTGGGAAGGATTGGATGGTTTCTTCAAAATGGTTGAGGAGAATACATACAAAATTCAATATCGTGTAATGTTGTCGCGTTATCGTGGTAAAACAACTTGTCCGACTTGTAAAGGAAAGCGTTTGCGTAAAGAAACAAATTACGTGAAAATTGCAGATAAATCAATTAATGATTTGGTTGATTTACCTTTGAATGAGTTGAATGATTTCTTCACAAGTATTACATTTAATGAATATGACCAGCAAATAGCGGGTCGAATTATATACGAAATTAAGTCGCGTTTAACGTTTTTGTTAGATGTTGGTTTAGAATATTTAACGCTAAATCGTGCTTCGAATACGTTGTCTGGTGGAGAATCACAACGTATCAATTTAGCAACTTCTTTGGGAAGTAGTTTGGTTGGTTCGATGTATGTGTTAGACGAGCCTTCGATTGGTTTACATTCGCGTGATACAGCGAAATTTATTACGATTTTACATCGTTTACGCGATTTAGGCAATACAGTGATTGTGGTAGAACATGATGAAGATATTATGAAAGCTGCCGATTATATCATCGATATTGGTCCTGAAGCAGGAACAAATGGAGGTGAAGTAGTTTTTGAAGGAACCTATGATGAATTATTAAAAGGTGATACATTAACATCTAAATATTTGAACGGAAAATTAGAAATTGAAGTTCCTAAAAAACGTCTAAAATCTCCTAATTATCTAAAAATTATTGGAGCAAGAGAAAATAATCTAAAAAATATTGATGTTAAATTTCCTTTGAACGAATTAACTGTGATTACAGGAGTTTCGGGTTCAGGAAAATCGACGTTGATGAAAGATATTTTAGCACCAGCCGTTCAGCGTCATTTCGAGATTTTTGGAAATAAAATCGGTGATTTTGATGAGTTAGTTGGTGATTTGAAACAATTAGAAGGTGTTGAGTTAATCGATCAAAATCCAATTGGAAAATCTTCGCGTTCTAATCCTGTGACTTACGTAAAAGCCTACGATGATATACGAAATTTATTTGCTAATCAAAAAGCGAGTAAAGTGATGGGATTTCAACCAAAACATTTTTCGTTTAACGTAGATGGAGGACGTTGTGATACATGTAAAGGAGAAGGAACGATTACCATCGAAATGCAGTTTATGGCTGATGTTGAGCTGGTTTGTGAAGATTGTCATGGAGAACGTTTCAAGAAAGAAATCTTAGAAGTTAAGTTCGAAGGAAAATCTATTTCAGATATTTTAAATCTAACAATTGATGAAGCAATTGACTTTTTTACAACTCATCAACAAAATAAAATTGTCGAAAAACTAAAACCATTGCAAGATGTTGGTTTGGGTTATGTAAAACTTGGGCAATCGTCGAATACACTTTCTGGTGGAGAGGCGCAGCGTGTGAAGTTAGCTTTCTTTTTGACGAAAGGAGAAACGACTAACAAAACCTTGTTTATTTTCGATGAGCCTTCTACTGGTCTGCATTTCCACGATATTCAGAAATTGATTAAAGCATTACGTGCTTTGATTGATTTGGGACATTCGGTTTTTGTGATCGAACATAATATGGATATTATCAAAGTAGCAGATTGGGTGATAGATCTTGGTCCAGAAGGAGGGAAGAAAGGCGGTTATTTGGTTGCCGAAGGTACGCCAGAAGAGATTATCAAAGTAAAAGAATCGTATACTGCTCAATTCTTGAAAGAGAAATTGAAATAA
- a CDS encoding OsmC family protein: MDSSTRIYTKSHHISIERKPDLEVSAAKAFKGDPNLYNPEDLLLSSLTSCHMMSYLYCCIQHKIDVISYEDHSEATLQVNPDGSGKIIKVDLFPKIVIADSSQIELALSLHKKANELCFIANSCNFLVYHHAKCSAK, encoded by the coding sequence ATGGATTCTTCAACCAGAATTTATACAAAAAGTCATCACATTTCGATTGAAAGAAAACCTGATTTAGAGGTTTCTGCTGCGAAAGCTTTCAAAGGTGATCCAAATTTATACAATCCAGAAGATTTACTTTTGAGTAGTTTGACTTCTTGTCACATGATGTCGTATTTATATTGTTGTATACAACATAAAATTGATGTAATTTCTTACGAAGATCATTCAGAAGCTACACTGCAAGTGAATCCTGATGGAAGCGGAAAGATTATAAAAGTAGATTTATTTCCTAAAATTGTAATTGCAGATTCATCACAAATTGAGTTGGCACTTTCGCTACACAAAAAGGCAAACGAATTGTGCTTTATTGCGAATTCGTGCAATTTTCTTGTATATCATCACGCAAAATGTAGCGCAAAATAA
- a CDS encoding DUF4097 family beta strand repeat-containing protein encodes MIRKIFLVATSVMMMSTYTFAQNESKSANEDNSKTYKLAVNKGKLNLDLGRVTVEGYNGNEIVFSTKTRSRDNDERAKGLRSINSLGLEDNTDLGINVVEKNGVIEVKQLQQMTPPNVKILVPKGVKISFNHQSQFGSTITFKNIENELEATASYNNVVLENVTGPATINTIYGSIDAKFSQNVKGPLSLVSIYGHVDASIPKSSKANVKLTTSFGDILIAPELSLKLEANNSSSDMIKINNQATGTLNGGGTSFLFRSDYSKIYLRAL; translated from the coding sequence ATGATAAGAAAAATATTTTTGGTAGCTACATCTGTTATGATGATGTCTACGTACACTTTTGCACAAAATGAATCGAAAAGTGCGAATGAAGATAATTCGAAAACGTACAAATTAGCTGTAAATAAAGGAAAACTGAACCTTGATCTTGGACGTGTAACAGTCGAAGGTTACAACGGAAACGAAATTGTTTTTTCTACAAAAACAAGATCGCGAGATAATGACGAAAGAGCAAAAGGATTGCGATCAATCAACTCATTAGGGCTTGAGGATAACACAGATTTAGGAATAAATGTTGTAGAAAAAAATGGTGTAATTGAGGTAAAACAACTTCAACAAATGACACCTCCAAATGTCAAAATATTAGTTCCAAAAGGTGTGAAAATTTCATTTAACCATCAATCTCAATTTGGAAGTACCATTACATTCAAAAATATCGAAAACGAACTTGAAGCAACTGCAAGTTACAACAATGTAGTGTTAGAAAATGTAACGGGACCTGCAACAATCAACACGATTTATGGTTCTATCGATGCGAAATTTAGTCAAAATGTAAAAGGTCCTTTGTCACTTGTGTCGATCTATGGTCACGTGGATGCTTCAATTCCGAAATCATCTAAGGCAAATGTAAAATTAACGACTTCGTTTGGTGATATTTTGATTGCACCTGAATTATCATTGAAATTAGAAGCGAATAATAGTTCGTCTGATATGATAAAAATTAACAACCAAGCAACTGGTACGTTAAATGGCGGTGGAACAAGTTTCCTTTTCAGATCAGATTATAGTAAAATTTATTTGAGAGCGTTATGA
- a CDS encoding RNA polymerase sigma factor — MEKENFSINDKQLLDWCESGVEAGYTQLYHRYSKSVYNSVYRLVTEVSDAEDLTQEIFISLFSDIQKLKNIENLGAWFSRVAINKSISHLRKNKVYFSDVEGANIIDDSEESLEEKQMLDGKIEELQQTIEELPTDTRTIVNLFLFEDMPQEDIAQLLGLSHNTVRSKYHRAKKKIYETLQQTVCNE; from the coding sequence TTGGAGAAAGAAAATTTTTCAATAAATGATAAACAACTATTAGATTGGTGCGAATCTGGTGTAGAGGCTGGTTATACTCAGCTCTATCATCGCTATTCGAAATCAGTTTACAATTCTGTTTATCGTTTGGTGACAGAAGTTTCTGATGCGGAAGATTTGACACAAGAAATTTTTATTTCACTTTTTTCTGATATTCAAAAGTTGAAAAACATCGAGAATTTAGGAGCTTGGTTCAGTAGAGTTGCGATTAATAAATCGATTTCACATTTACGAAAAAACAAAGTTTATTTTTCGGATGTTGAAGGAGCAAATATTATTGATGACAGTGAAGAAAGTTTGGAAGAAAAACAAATGTTGGATGGTAAAATTGAAGAATTGCAACAAACGATTGAAGAATTACCAACGGATACAAGAACAATTGTGAATCTATTTCTGTTCGAAGACATGCCGCAAGAAGACATTGCTCAACTTTTAGGATTGAGCCACAACACGGTGAGAAGTAAATATCATCGTGCAAAAAAGAAAATTTACGAAACCTTACAACAAACCGTTTGCAATGAATGA
- a CDS encoding M20/M25/M40 family metallo-hydrolase, translating to MKKIVIILSLVVGTKSFAQEIEVKNLKKHVYFLADDKMKGRGTGSEENLKAAKYIAKEFKKYKLQPLGEDGYFQGFEAKVKKVKVVDSIRSAKNVIAFLDNKADKTIVIGAHYDHLGEGKQGSSLAKDSYGMIHNGADDNASGVAGLLELARFYSKNKVTEPVNFLFIAFGAEELGLVGSRYFVKHPTYDLSKVHWMLNMDMIGRLNKESGVSIIGYGTSPAFETIFNEINPTDFVKFYTGYEGRGGSDQTSFYEKDIPVLFFHTGGHDDYHKPTDDADKVDYESLKGILNLEKAVIEGSFKIETMPFRSTDKTEK from the coding sequence ATGAAAAAAATAGTTATCATCTTATCTTTGGTTGTAGGAACCAAGTCTTTTGCGCAAGAAATTGAAGTCAAAAACCTTAAAAAACACGTTTATTTTTTGGCAGATGACAAAATGAAAGGGAGAGGAACCGGAAGTGAAGAAAATTTGAAAGCTGCAAAATATATTGCGAAAGAATTTAAAAAATATAAACTTCAACCTTTAGGAGAAGATGGTTATTTTCAGGGATTTGAGGCGAAAGTGAAAAAAGTGAAAGTTGTTGACAGTATTCGTTCTGCAAAAAATGTGATTGCTTTTTTAGATAATAAAGCGGATAAAACGATTGTGATTGGTGCACATTACGATCATTTGGGAGAAGGAAAGCAAGGAAGTTCTTTGGCGAAAGATAGCTATGGAATGATTCACAATGGTGCTGATGATAACGCTTCTGGCGTTGCAGGCTTGTTAGAATTGGCAAGATTTTACAGTAAAAATAAAGTGACAGAACCTGTTAATTTTTTATTTATTGCTTTTGGTGCTGAGGAATTAGGTTTGGTCGGTTCACGTTATTTTGTGAAACACCCAACGTATGATTTATCGAAAGTACATTGGATGTTAAACATGGATATGATTGGTCGTTTGAACAAAGAATCTGGTGTTTCTATTATAGGTTATGGAACTTCTCCAGCTTTTGAAACGATTTTTAACGAAATTAATCCGACTGATTTTGTCAAATTTTATACAGGTTATGAAGGTAGAGGCGGCTCGGATCAAACTTCGTTTTATGAGAAAGATATTCCAGTTTTATTTTTTCATACAGGCGGCCACGACGATTATCACAAACCAACAGATGATGCAGATAAAGTAGATTATGAATCGTTGAAAGGAATTCTTAATCTCGAAAAAGCTGTGATTGAAGGAAGTTTCAAAATTGAAACAATGCCATTTAGAAGCACTGATAAAACTGAAAAATAA
- a CDS encoding B12-binding domain-containing radical SAM protein produces MKTDLLLITPPFTQLNTPYPGTVYLKGFLNTLSYSTFQADLGLDVILQLFSRKGLIDLFQFIQNQEIELGDNSKRMVMLSDEYIATIDPVIRFLQGKNSTLADSIVQDGYLPEASRFAEVEDLEWAFGSMSFQDKAKHLATLYLEDLSDLIIEAVDENFGFSRYAERLGRSANSFDELYQELAKDPTYIDKITLSELEKLIQKTNPKMIGFSVPFPGNLYSAFRCAQYIKANYPEIVVDMGGGFPNTELRSLSDLRVFEFFDFITLDDGEAPTEQLLKYINQEVEISDLKRTFALQNQQVSYINNQTVRDYKFSEVGTPDYTDIKLDQYISVIEVVNPMHRLWSDGRWNKLTMAHGCYWGKCTFCDISLDYIKIYEPIAAKQIVDRMEELIERTQNTGFHFVDEAAPPALMREVALEILRRKLTVTWWTNIRFEKSFTYDLCRLLKASGCIAVSGGLEVASDRLLKLIDKGVTVEQVAIVNRNFTEAGIMVHAYLMYGFPTQTKQETIDSLEMVRQMFELGILQSGFWHQFAMTAHSPVGLNPEKYQVINHSTELGTFANNDMIHEEKSGLIHDQFSYGLKKSLFNYMHGVGFELSLNEWFDFKVPRTSIQPNYIETVLNNETFITHKPTQKVVWLGGKPQIEFVTKTKKGKTFENTVLQFHTKQDCLEIVVDKEIGEWLVDFVQHLKESPKAVSYYK; encoded by the coding sequence TTGAAAACGGATCTTTTATTAATCACACCACCTTTTACGCAATTAAATACACCATATCCTGGAACAGTTTATTTAAAAGGATTTCTAAACACACTTTCATATTCAACTTTTCAAGCTGATTTAGGTTTAGATGTCATCTTACAATTATTCTCAAGAAAAGGTTTAATTGATTTATTTCAATTTATTCAAAATCAAGAAATTGAATTAGGTGATAATAGTAAAAGAATGGTGATGTTAAGCGATGAATATATCGCAACTATTGATCCTGTTATTCGATTTCTACAAGGTAAAAATTCGACTTTAGCTGATTCTATTGTTCAAGATGGATATTTACCAGAAGCTTCTCGTTTTGCTGAGGTTGAAGATTTGGAATGGGCCTTTGGTTCGATGTCTTTTCAAGATAAAGCGAAGCATTTGGCAACTTTATATTTAGAAGATTTATCCGATTTAATTATTGAAGCGGTTGACGAAAATTTTGGTTTTTCTCGTTATGCTGAACGTTTGGGAAGATCAGCAAATTCTTTTGATGAATTGTATCAAGAATTAGCGAAAGATCCAACTTATATTGATAAAATAACACTTTCGGAATTAGAGAAATTAATTCAGAAAACGAATCCAAAAATGATTGGTTTTTCGGTTCCTTTTCCTGGAAATTTATATTCGGCTTTCCGTTGTGCACAATATATTAAAGCAAATTATCCTGAAATTGTGGTGGATATGGGAGGTGGTTTTCCGAATACGGAATTACGTTCTTTAAGCGATCTACGAGTATTTGAGTTTTTCGATTTTATTACATTAGATGATGGTGAAGCACCAACTGAACAATTGTTAAAATACATCAATCAAGAAGTTGAAATTTCTGATTTGAAAAGAACTTTTGCCCTTCAAAATCAACAAGTTTCTTATATCAACAATCAAACTGTTCGCGATTATAAATTTAGCGAAGTTGGAACGCCAGATTATACGGATATCAAATTAGATCAATATATTTCTGTCATCGAAGTGGTTAATCCAATGCATCGTTTGTGGAGTGATGGACGTTGGAATAAGCTGACGATGGCGCATGGTTGTTATTGGGGAAAATGTACGTTTTGTGATATTTCGTTAGATTATATCAAAATTTATGAACCAATTGCAGCAAAACAAATTGTGGACAGAATGGAAGAGTTGATTGAAAGAACTCAAAATACAGGTTTTCATTTTGTGGATGAAGCTGCTCCACCAGCATTAATGCGAGAAGTTGCGTTAGAAATTCTTCGAAGAAAATTGACCGTAACGTGGTGGACAAATATAAGATTCGAGAAAAGTTTTACATACGATTTGTGTCGATTACTAAAAGCTTCGGGCTGTATTGCGGTTTCTGGAGGTTTGGAAGTGGCTTCGGATCGATTGTTAAAACTGATTGATAAAGGTGTAACGGTGGAACAAGTTGCCATTGTAAATCGCAATTTTACAGAAGCTGGAATTATGGTTCATGCGTATTTGATGTATGGTTTTCCAACGCAAACGAAGCAAGAAACTATTGATAGTTTGGAAATGGTTCGTCAAATGTTCGAATTGGGAATTCTTCAATCAGGATTTTGGCATCAATTTGCGATGACAGCACATAGTCCAGTTGGATTGAATCCAGAGAAATATCAAGTGATTAATCACAGTACTGAATTAGGAACTTTTGCGAATAATGATATGATTCACGAAGAAAAATCAGGCTTAATTCATGATCAATTTTCGTATGGATTAAAGAAATCATTGTTTAACTATATGCACGGTGTTGGTTTTGAGTTGTCGCTGAATGAATGGTTTGATTTTAAAGTTCCGAGAACGTCAATTCAACCAAATTATATTGAAACAGTTTTAAATAATGAAACTTTCATAACGCATAAACCAACGCAAAAAGTAGTTTGGTTAGGAGGGAAGCCTCAAATAGAATTTGTTACGAAAACCAAAAAAGGGAAGACTTTTGAGAATACTGTTTTACAATTTCATACCAAACAAGATTGTCTTGAAATTGTTGTGGACAAAGAGATTGGAGAATGGTTGGTTGATTTTGTACAACATCTAAAAGAAAGTCCAAAAGCAGTTTCGTACTACAAATGA